The following proteins are encoded in a genomic region of Coffea eugenioides isolate CCC68of chromosome 6, Ceug_1.0, whole genome shotgun sequence:
- the LOC113775249 gene encoding dolichyl-diphosphooligosaccharide--protein glycosyltransferase subunit 4A, protein MIDDQDLGFFANFLGIFIFVLLIAYHYVMADPKYEGN, encoded by the coding sequence ATGATTGATGATCAAGACCTCGGTTTCTTTGCCAATTTTCTTGGCATCTTTATATTTGTACTTTTGATTGCCTATCATTACGTGATGGCTGACCCCAAGTATGAGGGCAACTAA